From the genome of Bacteroidota bacterium:
ACCTGAATGGAGCCGCAGAGAAAAAATACTTCCGCTTATTGTAGAATATGTTCAGCAAAATCCACAGTGGAGAATATCATTGCAAACACATAAATATATTGGCATTCCTTAGGAATGAATATTGATTATTAATTTTATGATTAGAAAAATTTTCGCTGCTTGTTTCTTTCTTGCTTCTTTCTCTCTCTGCTTTGCGCAGCCAACCTATTCTTCCAAAAATAAAAAAGCAATCAGCAATTACGAAGAAGCGCTGAAATATTATGACGGAAGAAATCTGGAAGCCGCAAAAGAATATCTCGATAAGGCGCTCAAAGAAGATGCACACTTTGCGGAAGCGCACACGATGATGGCATATATCTACAGCGATTTGAATAAACCCGAAAAAGCAATTCTCTCTATAAAAAAAGCAATTGAAATCAACCCGGAATTTTTTCATGGAAATTATTTTACGCTCGCGCAATTGCAAATTCAGGTGACGGATTACAAAGGCGCAAAAGAAAATTACGAGAAGTTTCTGCTGAAGCCATCTGAAAATGCCGAGATGAATAAACTGGCGGAACTCGGAATTAAGAATTGTGATTTTGCAATTCCCGCTATGGAAAATCCTGTTCCCTTCAAGCCGGTGAATGCAGGCGATGGAATTAATTCTCCAAGCGATGAATATTTTCCTTCCATCACTGCCGATGAACAAATGTTTTTATTTACCCGAAAAGTTCCGCGCAAAGATGGCGAAGGCAAGCAGGAAGATTTTTATGTGAGCGAAAAAATTCCCGATGGAACATGGGGAACTGCCTACAGCATCGGACCGAAAATAAATACAGAAGGAAACGAAGGAGCGCCTTGTCTTTCTCCCGATGGTCAGCTTTTATTTTTTGTGGCGTGCGAGAGCGATTACGGTTATGGCGCAGGTCGGCAGGGCTACGGTTCGTGCGATATTTTTTATTCCTTTAAAAATGGAAATGACTGGAGCGCTCCGCAGAATGCCAGCTCGCCTTTAAATTCCAGATGGTGGGAAACACAGCCGAGTTTTTCTTCCGATGGAAAAACACTTTACTTCATTCGGGGAATTATGAACTCGAAAGGAAAAAAAGAAACAGATATTTATTCTTCAATTTTAAAGAGCGATGGCAAGTGGACAAATCCTGTGAAGTTGAGCGATAAAATAAATACACCTTATGAAGAAGAATCTGTTTTTATTCATCCCGACAATCAAACATTATATTTTTCTTCGAACGGGCATCCGGGCATGGGCGGCATGGATATTTTCATGTCGCGCAGGCAGGCGAATGGCGAATGGGGCGATGCGGTGAATCTCGGTTATCCGATTAACACGGCTGCCGATGAAAATAGTTTTTTGGTTTCGCGCGATGGAAAAACCGCCTACTTCGCTTCCGACAGAGAAGGAGGAAAAGGAGGGCTTGATATTTATTCTTTTGATTTATATGAAGCCGCGCGCCCGGGAAAAACAATTTATGTGAAAGGAAAAGTTTTTGACGCGGTAACCAAACTTCCGCTTGAAGCCGATATTGAGGTGGTGGACCTTCAGACAAAAAATTCTGTTCTTCAATATACTTCTGATAAAAAGAAAGGAGAGTTTCTGATTTGTCTTCCCATAAATAAAAATTATGCGTTCAATACTGGAAAGCCCGGTTATCTTTTTCACTCTGAAAATTTCGCTCTGAATGAAAATAAAGAGTATAAGCCCATTATCATAAACATTCCTCTTTCTCCCATCACAAAAGATTCATCGGTGATTCTGCGGAATGTTTTTTTTGAGACCGATAAATTTAATCTGAAGGAAGAATCGAAAGTGGAGTTGAACAAGTTAGTTGACTTCCTGAAAAAAAATTCCGCTCTTAAAATTGAACTCAGCGGGCATACCGATAATGTGGGTGATAAAAAACATAATCAAACTCTTTCTGAGAATCGCGCAAAGTCGGTGGAAGAATATTTAGTTGCAAATGGAATTGTGAAAGAACGATTATCTCATAAGGGATATGGCGATACAAAGCCGGTTGCTCCGAATGATTCAGATGAACATAAGCAAATGAACCGCAGAACAGAGTTCAAAGTGATTTCAAATTAGAGTTGTTAGCAATTTAATTTTCCTTTTTTATTTATAGCAAAGTATTTTTCATCTTTGTAAGAATTTATGCGAAGGATTTTATTTTTGATTTTGTTGATTGCCGGTTGCCAGTGGTCAGTTGGTTTTTGCAAAGAGAAAAATCATAAACATAAAACAACCGACAACGGACAGCGGACAATCAGCATCCGTCTTTTCGCCAGCAATATTATTTCCTCTGTCAATTTCATGAATGTTTCAGGCGATTATTCCGTTTTCGGAGATGGAGTAAAACTTTTTGATGCAGATAAAATTTCGTTCATAACCGTTTCTCTTGCGGGCGATTCGGTTCTTCTTCAGAAACCGAATTACCAGAGAAAGTTTTTTACGGTGCAGTTTGTTCCGCAGACCTCTTCGTGCAGTTTTAAAATAAAATCGCTTCAGCCCGATTATAAAGTGAGAACGTATGACGATGAACTGGATGTTTCGGCACAAAATAAATCGCTGCGCATCATTAATAAGGTAGATATTGAAAAATATGTGGCGGGCGTTGTGCAATGGGAAGTGGGAACAAAAAATCCGCAGGAGTTCAATAAAGTAAAAACAATTGTTGTGCGCACGTATGCGCTCGGCAACTGGCGCAGGCACGAAGACGAAGGTTTTCAACTCTGCGATGAAGTGCACTGCCAGGTTTTTCGCGGAAAAACTTTCAGTCAGAATATATATGATGCCGCTTTTGCAACTTCAGAATATATTTTAGTGGACGACAGCGCGCGCATTATCACAGCAGGTTTTCATTCCAACTGCGGAGGGCAAACCATGAACTCGGAAGATGTGTGGAGTAAAAAAGTTTCCTGCCTGCGTTCCATCAACGATTCTTTTTGTTTGCAGAAATCAAACGCAGTGTGGGAGAAAAAAATTCCGAAGGACTTATGGCTTGATTACCTGAAAACAAAATACGGTTTCCCGGTGAATGATTCTTTACAGGTAAAAAAGATTTTGCACTTTGAGCAGCCAAACAGAAAAGTTTATTTAGTGAACGATGAATATTTCATTCCGCTTAAGTTTGTGCGCGAGGATATGAAACTGAAATCAACTTTCTTCGCCATTCATGAAGAAGGAATTAATGTTGTTTTCACAGGCAAAGGTTTCGGGCATGGAGTTGGTTTATGCCAGGAAGGCGCAGAACGCATGGCGGAGAAAGGATATTCCTACATAAAAATTATTAATTACTATTACACCAACGTACACCTCATTCGTTTTTCGCAGTTGGATTTTTTCAGTTCGGAGTAATCTCGTATATTTTATTGAAATTTAAAATCACTCCACAATTATTTTCTTCGTCCGTCTTGTACTTCCTTCGCCTGCCTGAATAAAATAAATTCCTTTGGGCTGGTCAGAAATATCTATTTCATAGTTGTTTCTTTCATTTCCTGCTGAATAAATCTATAATTCGGAAAACTGTTTTGAAAGAATTATGCCTTTGGAAGATGTTTCTGAGGTATGTAAAGCATTGCCCAATTGGAGAAATTCAAACCACAGCGATTGACCTGGCTTTTTATTTTTTCAGGAATGCCCTCCAATTTTTCATATAGTTATTCGTTGAGGTATAAATCTTTTTTTCTTCGTACCTTCGTTGAAATATGAAAGAGAAATTTTTACTCGTGATGATTTTATTTTCAATCGTTCATTTGAATGCTCAGCCGCAGAGTTTAAACCAGACAGACAAGAATGGAAAAAAACAGGGCAAGTGGATTAAACGATTCGAGGATGGCAAGCCGCTTTACGAAGGAAGTTTTAAGGATGACAAGCCCTTTGGCGAATTCAAATATTATTACGACACCGGTGAAATGAAAGCCGATTTTCTTTTCTCAGATAACGGAACTGTGAGCCATACAAAATATTTTTTCCCCGGCAATATTCTGATGGCGGAAGGAAAATATGTGAATGAAAAAAAAGACAGCGTCTGGAGATTTTATGATGCGCCCAATGCATTGGTGTCGGAAGAAACCTACAAGAACGGGAAAAAGAACGGGCTGGAAAAAAATTATGACGGCAAAGGAAAATTGGTGGAAGAAAAAACATGGAAAGACAGCATTCTCCACGGTCCCTGGAAAAAATATTATAACGAAGGAGGCATTCAGGAAGAAGGCATTTACAACAATGGTTTTTTCGAAGGAGAAGTGAAATATTATTATCCGGAACATACGCTTGCTGTGAGCGGGCATTACCAACATTCGCTGAAGCACGGCAAATGGATTTATTACGGGAAGAATAAAGTCATCACTCAGGTTGAAAATTTTTCCCTCGGTGATTTGGATGGCTATTATGCCCAATGGTATGAAAAAGACGGAACGCCAAAATTAAAAGGCGGCTATAAGAAAGGCAGGCAAGACGGCACGTGGACTTACTTCAACAGCAAAGGAAAATTGGAGAAGGACTCTTCTTTCTTTGCCGGCTACATTCATGGCGCGTGTTCGGAATATTATGAGAGCGGAACTAAAAAAGCGGAATGTAATTTTTATTACAGCCATCCCTGTGGAACATGGACACAGTGGAATGAAGACGGAAAAATTTCAAAAGAAGAAAAACACGATTCCATGGATGAAGTGAAAAAGAAAATGGCGCAGGAAGAAAAAGAAAAAAGAAAAAAGAAAAACAATGAGTAAGGGAAAAGTTTTAGTGGCAATGAGCGGGGGAATTGATAGTTCCATGGCAGCGCTTTTTCTTCACGAGCAGGGTTACGAAGTGATTGGAATCACTATGAAAACATGGGACTATGCTTCTTCGGGCGGCTCGAAAAAAGAAACCGGCTGCTGCAGTTTGGATTCCATCAACGATGCACGCACTATTTCCGTTACCTACGGATTTCCGCATTACGTACTCGATTTGCGAAGCGAGTTTGGCGAATCCATCATCACTGATTTTGTAAACGAATATCTTGCCGGGCGCACTCCCAATCCCTGCGTGCTGTGCAACACCTATATTAAATGGGATGCGCTGCTCAGGCGTGCCGACCAGTTGAACTGTGAGTTCATTGCTACCGGACATTACGCGCGCATCCGCTATGAGAACGGGCGCTCTGTTTTGTCAAAGGGAATGGACGATACAAAAGACCAGTCGTATGTGCTCTGGGGATTATCTCAGCAAAGTTTGAGGCGCACTATTTTTCCGCTTGCCAATCTTTCGAAGAAACAAGTGCGCGCCATTGCTGTTGAAAAAGGATTTGCTGACCTTGCCAATAAGAGCGAGAGTTATGAAATATGTTTTATTCCCGATAATGATTACCGGAGTTTTCTCCGCAGGCGGGTTCCTGATATAAATACAAAAGCAGGCGAAGGAAATTTTATCTTAGCCGATGGAACTGTAGTTGGAAAACACAAGGGTTATCCTTTCTATACCATTGGGCAGCGCAAGGGTTTGGAAATTGCAGTGGGCGAGCCGCTCTACGTTACAAAAATAGAACCGCAAACCAACACCGTGATGCTTGGCTCTGCCGAAGACGTGAAACAACAGCGCATGAAAGTGAGCAAACTGAATTTAGTCAAGTACGCGCGGCTTCCTGAAAATTTCCAGGCGCTTACGCGAATCAGGCATAAGGATGCAGGCAGCATGAGCACCGTAAACCAGATTTCAGAAACCGAAGCTGAAGTTTTTTTCCACCGGAAGGTTTCCGCCATTGCGCCCGGGCAGTCGGCTGTGTTTTATGAAGGAGAAGATGTGGTGGGCGGAGGAATTATTGAATCATCTGATAGTTGAAATTTAATAATGTAAGTTGCCACCTATTGAATGATAGGAATTGATAAAATAATGCAAATGCCGCGAACAAATGTTATCCATATAGGACTTACGCAGAAGTTTAGTGAGTATTGTCATTTCGACCATAGGGAGAAATCTCGTATGTTTGGCACAAAGGAGATTCCTCGCTTCGCTCGGAATGACACCGTTTTGCGTAAGTCCTGCCATATAAATGACCATTATTGAAGGTAGCAACTTGCGTTAATAGTTGAAATGAAAAAAATAGTACATATTACATTTTACTTTTTACTTCTCTCTTCCTGTCATAAAGATAAACCTGTTGTTCCGCCTCCCGATTTGGGCTATGCTTATTTTCCCCTTACCATAGGGCATTATGTGATTTATAATGTTGACTCCACAGTACTGGATACAAAATCAAATGTGGATACTACCTTCCGCTATCAACTCAAAGAAGTGGCGGCAGAACTATTTTACGATAATGCCGGAAGACCTACCTATAAGATATTCCGCTATAAAAGAAGTATTGATACCCTACCCTGGCAAAGCACCCCGCAGCAGGTATGGACAGCCAACCGAACCGCCACCACTGCGGAAAGAACCGAAGAAAATATTCGCTACATCAAACTTGTGTTTCCCGTTAAGCAGGGCAAGCAATGGAACGGCAATGCCTTTAACATTCTCGGTGAAAAGGACTATGAAATCATTTCGCTTGACCAGAAAGAAACCATCGGCACGCTCAGTTTTGATTCAACGCTCACGGTTAAACAATTCGAGCAGAAAGATTTAATTGAAACTATTTACGAAGCCGAAAAGTATGCCCGTAATGCAGGGCTTGTGTATAAAGAGCGCGATAGTTTATACTGGGGCGGGGGAGATACCGTGGGTTATACATTCACACAAAAAATAGTTTCGTATGGAAAATAATCAATTATCGAAATAATAAGCGCTATCCGTTCCCGCAATAAAGGCGCTATTCATAATTGTTCATATCCTGTTCAGCAAAGGTGTATAAGTTTATTTGCTAAACTGTACATCCGCGTTTCTTAACTGCCTTTTTGTTGTTTTCTGCCGGAGCAGCGCTTCCTGAAAAGGGGCGCTGCTTTTTTTTAGCAGGAAACGTGCCGGAACAGGCATTACTGCGGTTATTCTCATCGTATCAGCGGCTGTCCTCCTCGTGATGGCGGCTATCCTCCTCGTGATGGCGGCTGTCCTCCTCGTGATGGCGGCTGCCATCATCGTGACAGCGGCTGTCCTCATCGTGACAGCGGCTGCCCCAATCGTGACAGCGGCTATTCTCATCGGGACAACGCCTGCTACGATGATTGCAGTTATTGTCCTCCCCGGGACAACGCCTGCTACGATGATTGCAGTTATTGTCCTCCCCGGGACAGCGCCTGCTACGATGATTGCGGTTATTGTCCTCCCCGGGGCAGCGCCTGCTACGATGATTGCAGTTCCTGTCCTCAGCGTAGCAGTACCTGCAACGAGGATTGCGGGACACATCCATTGCAAGGCGGCTCCACAAAAAAAATAGTTCAACAATATTTTGCATATTAACATTTTATTTTACATTTGTTCTCAAGCGGGAAAAACCTTTCTCGGCTATGTGCAGTGGAACGACAGCAAGAACAAAAACCGCAGAGGTCCGGCAGGTGACCTCATTACTTTTGTGATATGAGAAAAGTGCGGATAGTGAAATGAAACTTTTCCTTCGCCTTGCCGGCACAACGAAAAGAAAAAATAAAAATCATAAAATAACAAAAGGCAAAAACATAAAAAAAAACTTTGAAAGCCATGAAATTAAAATTAAATACTAACTTTTAAAATTAAAATTATGAAAAAAAAGATTAAATATTTTATTGTTTGTTTTTTATTGGGTTTTATCTTTTCATGTCAAAAAAAAGATTTAAATCCTGCTGTAGTTTCGACAAATTCTATTGATAACAACACAACAACTGCCTACCGCAGTAATAACAACAACGGGGATGGTTCTACTTCTAAGCCAAATTTATGCGTCTGCCCAGGATTTAAATTACAAAGCGATGCAAGTGGATTTAGTTGCCCTTCTGGAGATGGTTGCTCTAAAATAGTGCCATGCCCATGCCCTTCGTGTGGATGCGCTGCAAGAGTAAGAGGAGCATTTCTTATACCCAACTTTCATGCGTTTGAAAATGCTTTAAAGGCAGGCACACTCGCTGCTTTTTTCAATTCATCTCAATGGTTGCAAGTTTTTCCGGAATTAAATGATGTACAAAATATATCATTACTTGTCAAGTTGCGCTCAGGCGCTGTTACTTTTGTTCAAGTTCCAAATGCAAATACAAATACTGTTTTTAATTTAGCAGTTAATGCATCATTGGTAAACAACTTTACTGTATCAGATGTTCAATTTGCAGCAGAAACGCCTGCCGGAATTTAAAAATTAAAATAGAATCATTATAATACCGAATTACAATTGTGTAATTCGGTATTATCTTTATGAACATGAAATTAATTTATTCATCAGGCATTTTGATATTGTTTTCTATTATTGGTTGTAAGAATCAAACTTCTTTTTTAATACCGGATAGAGAGATAAAAATAAATTTTCCGGAACAAAAAAATGAGATATGGAGTTATTCAGATAATATATGCAATATAAACAAGCAGGAATATATTGCATACGCATCTAATAAAACTAAAAAACTCAATTTAATAAATATCGAAAACAATAAGATTGAATATAGTATCCCTCTTACGAATTTGGATTCACTGTTCAATCAATATATGAATCCATTAAAATTTTTTATTCATAATTTAGATTC
Proteins encoded in this window:
- a CDS encoding PD40 domain-containing protein gives rise to the protein MIRKIFAACFFLASFSLCFAQPTYSSKNKKAISNYEEALKYYDGRNLEAAKEYLDKALKEDAHFAEAHTMMAYIYSDLNKPEKAILSIKKAIEINPEFFHGNYFTLAQLQIQVTDYKGAKENYEKFLLKPSENAEMNKLAELGIKNCDFAIPAMENPVPFKPVNAGDGINSPSDEYFPSITADEQMFLFTRKVPRKDGEGKQEDFYVSEKIPDGTWGTAYSIGPKINTEGNEGAPCLSPDGQLLFFVACESDYGYGAGRQGYGSCDIFYSFKNGNDWSAPQNASSPLNSRWWETQPSFSSDGKTLYFIRGIMNSKGKKETDIYSSILKSDGKWTNPVKLSDKINTPYEEESVFIHPDNQTLYFSSNGHPGMGGMDIFMSRRQANGEWGDAVNLGYPINTAADENSFLVSRDGKTAYFASDREGGKGGLDIYSFDLYEAARPGKTIYVKGKVFDAVTKLPLEADIEVVDLQTKNSVLQYTSDKKKGEFLICLPINKNYAFNTGKPGYLFHSENFALNENKEYKPIIINIPLSPITKDSSVILRNVFFETDKFNLKEESKVELNKLVDFLKKNSALKIELSGHTDNVGDKKHNQTLSENRAKSVEEYLVANGIVKERLSHKGYGDTKPVAPNDSDEHKQMNRRTEFKVISN
- a CDS encoding SpoIID/LytB domain-containing protein, translated to MRRILFLILLIAGCQWSVGFCKEKNHKHKTTDNGQRTISIRLFASNIISSVNFMNVSGDYSVFGDGVKLFDADKISFITVSLAGDSVLLQKPNYQRKFFTVQFVPQTSSCSFKIKSLQPDYKVRTYDDELDVSAQNKSLRIINKVDIEKYVAGVVQWEVGTKNPQEFNKVKTIVVRTYALGNWRRHEDEGFQLCDEVHCQVFRGKTFSQNIYDAAFATSEYILVDDSARIITAGFHSNCGGQTMNSEDVWSKKVSCLRSINDSFCLQKSNAVWEKKIPKDLWLDYLKTKYGFPVNDSLQVKKILHFEQPNRKVYLVNDEYFIPLKFVREDMKLKSTFFAIHEEGINVVFTGKGFGHGVGLCQEGAERMAEKGYSYIKIINYYYTNVHLIRFSQLDFFSSE
- a CDS encoding T9SS type A sorting domain-containing protein, producing the protein MYSAGNERNNYEIDISDQPKGIYFIQAGEGSTRRTKKIIVE
- a CDS encoding toxin-antitoxin system YwqK family antitoxin, with amino-acid sequence MKEKFLLVMILFSIVHLNAQPQSLNQTDKNGKKQGKWIKRFEDGKPLYEGSFKDDKPFGEFKYYYDTGEMKADFLFSDNGTVSHTKYFFPGNILMAEGKYVNEKKDSVWRFYDAPNALVSEETYKNGKKNGLEKNYDGKGKLVEEKTWKDSILHGPWKKYYNEGGIQEEGIYNNGFFEGEVKYYYPEHTLAVSGHYQHSLKHGKWIYYGKNKVITQVENFSLGDLDGYYAQWYEKDGTPKLKGGYKKGRQDGTWTYFNSKGKLEKDSSFFAGYIHGACSEYYESGTKKAECNFYYSHPCGTWTQWNEDGKISKEEKHDSMDEVKKKMAQEEKEKRKKKNNE
- the mnmA gene encoding tRNA 2-thiouridine(34) synthase MnmA, with the translated sequence MSKGKVLVAMSGGIDSSMAALFLHEQGYEVIGITMKTWDYASSGGSKKETGCCSLDSINDARTISVTYGFPHYVLDLRSEFGESIITDFVNEYLAGRTPNPCVLCNTYIKWDALLRRADQLNCEFIATGHYARIRYENGRSVLSKGMDDTKDQSYVLWGLSQQSLRRTIFPLANLSKKQVRAIAVEKGFADLANKSESYEICFIPDNDYRSFLRRRVPDINTKAGEGNFILADGTVVGKHKGYPFYTIGQRKGLEIAVGEPLYVTKIEPQTNTVMLGSAEDVKQQRMKVSKLNLVKYARLPENFQALTRIRHKDAGSMSTVNQISETEAEVFFHRKVSAIAPGQSAVFYEGEDVVGGGIIESSDS